The Mus pahari chromosome 2, PAHARI_EIJ_v1.1, whole genome shotgun sequence genomic interval ATCCCTGcatccccccatccccactgAGACAAAGATCACAGCAACTCTGGAAATGGGACCAGCCAGCCTGAGCAGCGTGGTCAGACTGTGtcttaagaagaaaaaagtaaagacagAGCTGAGGATGTAATCCTAGAGCTTGGGAGGTTAGGACAggaggttcaggagttcaaggccaacgtCAACTCCATAGCTAGTTTCATACCAACCTAGGTTATATGAGACTATGTCTAAAAAAAGATAgcaaaggccgggcgtggtggcgcacgcctttaatcccagcacttgggaggcagaggcaggcggatttctgagttcgaggccagcctggtctacaagtctacaaagtgagttccaggacagccagggctgtacagagaaaccctgtctcaaaaaaccaaaaaaaaaaaaaaaaaaagatggcaaagGTTAAGTTATATTCACCCTAACATATACACAAATTGTGCGTGTGAGgcggggctagagaggtggcccCTGCATGACTTCCTGCACGCTGTGGCTTGTCTACCTCTTTGCTGTCCTCAGATGCCAACTGATTTCTTGTAGTGAGTGCCCCATGGTTTAGTAAGGAGGGTTGATGCAGGAGACAccaaggcagtggttctcaaccggTGGGTCTAGACCCCCGTTGCATCTCAGATGTCCTGCACAGCacgtatttacattatgattcataacagtagcaaaacttacaattaggaagtagcaataaaattttATGGTGGTgcggtcaccacaacctgaggaactgtattaaagagtcacagcattaggaaagctgagaatcaCTGCCTTGAGGCCTCCCAGAACCTTTCTAACAGGAAGGCTAAAGTGTTCTTAATGTGCCTCTGGCCAAGCCTGATGGTAAGTGCCTTGGAATCACACCGGTGGTACATTCTCATTTTATAGGTGAGGAGATGGAGGGTTAGGTCACTCAAGCTGAATGTAGCAGCTGGGTCCCTCTAAGCAAACCCAGCCCACAAGGGAGAAGGTGAGTAGGATGAACTGGACTGGATGAACTGGACTGGACTTGAGCGCCTGAACTTTATTCCTTAGATAAGGCCGCAGACCCACcctgggcagagagggagagctCCTCAGCCTTCCCCAGTCAGACCTATTTGCTGTGTTTGTTGTTAGTCTTCCTCTAATGGAAGGTGAAGCTGGTGGGAGGGACAAGGCCTTTGTTTTGATCCTGACTGGATAGGCTGGAACCTTCTAAGGAGTCAGTAAACATTTATGGGAAGGCAGGCCGGCCGGTTGTAAGAACAGCAGTTGAAACATCTTCATcaacgtcttttttttttttttttttttttttttggtttttcaagacagggtttctctgtatatccctggctgtcctggaactcactttgtagaccaggctggcctctgcctcccaaatgctgggattaaaggcgtgcgccaacacgccCGGCTCATCAACGTCTTGAAATAGATGCGAACTCACACACGCCTTCCCACACGCCtagataaggaaaatgaaattcagaGCAAATCTTCTGAGGCCACAAGGTAGCCAAGTGGCAAAGCCAGGACTCGTGCATATGGCCTGCCTGGGACCCTTGACGGCAGGACCTGGGCATGACGCTGTAGGATAGAGAGGAACTATAAAATACCATCCTGCTTGTTACGGATGGGGAAAGATGGCCTGAAGAGCCTTTGAGGCCAGGAAAGGACTCGAGAGAGGCTAGTGGTCGGCTAAGTGTTTAGGTTCTGTTTCTCATAGCTTGACTTTTGATTTGTCTCCCCACTCCAGGTCTCCACCGCTGAAGAAGTTGCAGCACCAAGGGCTTCCAGCCTTGGCCAGTCATCAGCCCCTGAGGTCACAGCCCACGTGCCCATGTCTTGCCTCTGCTTGCCTGGGGATAGAGTCTGTGTTGCCACCAGGCTACCACCCTGGAGGTGAAAGCCATGCTCTGACCTTGGTGTTCCCTACTGCGCCCCAGACTAGTTTCTCGTCCCACCTGGACGCGATGTTTGCCAATTCTTCAGTCAATGCCTCTTCTACCAACAGTTCTGTGCTCCAGTGCCCTGACTATCGAGGTACACATCGTTTGCATATGGTGGTCTACAGCCTGGTGTTGGCGACTGGTCTCCCTCTCAACGCTCTGGCTCTCTGGGTCTTCCTGCGTGTACTGCGCGTACACTCGGTGGTGAGCGTGTACATGTGCAACCTGGCAGCCAGCGACTTGCTCTTCACCCTGTCACTTCCCCTGCGCCTCTCCTACTATGCACGGCACCACTGGCCCTTTCCAGGCTTCCTGTGCCAGACGTCGGGCGCCATCTTCCAGATGAACATGTACGGCAGCTGTCTCTTTCTGATGCTCATCAATGTGGACCGCTATGCGGCCATCGTGCACCCGCTGAGACTGCGCCACCTACGGCGGCCCCTGGTGGCACGGCGGCTCTGCCTGGGCGTGTGGGCTCTCATCCTGCTGTTCGCCGTGCCCGCCGCCCGCGTGCACAGCCCGTCCACCTGCAAGTATGAGAACATCACCGTGCGCCTGTGCTTCGAGAGCTTCAGCGATGAACTGTGGAAGAGCAGGCTGCTGCCGCTCCTGCTGCTGGCCGAGATACTGGGCTTTCTGCTGCCCCTGGCGGCTGTCGTCTATTCGTCGGGCAGGGTCTTCTGGACACTGGCAAAGCCCGACGCCACTCAGAGCCAGCGGCGACGGAAGACCGTGCGCCTCCTGCTGGCCAACCTCATCATCTTCCTGCTGTGCTTCGTGCCCTACAACTCCACGCTGGCGGTATATGGGTTGCTACGGGCCAACCTGGTGGAGAACAGCTTTCAGGACCGTGATCAGGTGCGCGGGGTGCTGATGATAATGGTGCTGCTGGCCAGCGCCAACTGCGTGCTGGATCCGCTGGTTTACTACTTCAGTGCCGAGGGTTTCCGTAACACCCTTCGCAACCTGGGCGCCCCGCTCCATACCAGGCCTTTGGCTACCAATGGGGCTAGAGGTATGCTCACCGAACTACCCTCAGAAAGCACCCAAAACACTGGGCAGGATGCCACAAGTCAGGTTCTACTCCAGCCTGCCACTCTGGGTACACCCCCGGACAAATGCCCCCAGGATTCGGCTCTCTGAGAGGACGCAGTCTTAGTGTCTACCTAGATTTAGGTCATCATCCTGAGAGCTAAAGATCTGGTGACCTTGGTGAATCAACTACACAGACACTCATCTGTCATCTTCAAAAGTaaacctctgggctggtggtggAACCGAGAACCCACAGCGCGCACGTGCTGGGCCAGCACATTCCCACTATACTGTATCCCAGCTCTACCCGTTGGCTTCTGCGCTTACTCAAGGGCGATGGCCACTGTGCCACCAGCCTTGACTTTCCCTGCTCAGGTGGAAGGTGTAACACAAAGGTTTATTTACTATGGACCAAATAG includes:
- the Lpar5 gene encoding lysophosphatidic acid receptor 5, with the translated sequence MFANSSVNASSTNSSVLQCPDYRGTHRLHMVVYSLVLATGLPLNALALWVFLRVLRVHSVVSVYMCNLAASDLLFTLSLPLRLSYYARHHWPFPGFLCQTSGAIFQMNMYGSCLFLMLINVDRYAAIVHPLRLRHLRRPLVARRLCLGVWALILLFAVPAARVHSPSTCKYENITVRLCFESFSDELWKSRLLPLLLLAEILGFLLPLAAVVYSSGRVFWTLAKPDATQSQRRRKTVRLLLANLIIFLLCFVPYNSTLAVYGLLRANLVENSFQDRDQVRGVLMIMVLLASANCVLDPLVYYFSAEGFRNTLRNLGAPLHTRPLATNGARGMLTELPSESTQNTGQDATSQVLLQPATLGTPPDKCPQDSAL